Proteins from a genomic interval of Desulfovibrio piger:
- a CDS encoding BON domain-containing protein codes for MRYIVPLLLLCCLMLSSGCASLYGVYDDQRLSGTISDDKEISLGIKSDLMDANLSQGWGIKVYCYYGHVFLVGEAPEKMRSQAIRIARRHKGVRSVTSHWFTPAKSDTGDFVLATKLRTELIGTSGLSSTRIDTEVNAGRVVLLGVVKDEAERKLAIRAARQVEGVKQVISYLMLPQKQADMPVPKGQVVPGAGQGTQPAATPAAAPSTEPAAQPAAQNVPTMPPANSSHKLTPPTAPPPPPVGDEAAGAV; via the coding sequence ATGCGTTACATCGTCCCCCTGCTGCTTCTCTGCTGCCTTATGCTCAGCAGCGGTTGTGCCTCGCTCTACGGCGTGTACGACGACCAGCGCCTGAGCGGCACCATCAGCGATGACAAGGAAATTTCCCTGGGCATCAAGTCCGACCTCATGGACGCCAATCTTTCCCAGGGCTGGGGCATCAAGGTCTACTGCTATTACGGCCATGTCTTCCTGGTGGGCGAAGCTCCCGAAAAGATGCGCTCCCAGGCCATCCGCATTGCGCGCCGCCACAAGGGCGTGCGCTCCGTCACCTCGCACTGGTTCACGCCGGCCAAGAGCGACACCGGCGACTTTGTCCTGGCCACCAAGCTGCGCACGGAACTCATCGGCACCTCGGGCCTGAGCTCCACCCGCATCGATACGGAAGTCAACGCCGGACGCGTGGTGCTGCTGGGCGTGGTCAAGGATGAGGCCGAGCGCAAGCTGGCCATCCGTGCTGCGCGCCAGGTGGAAGGCGTCAAGCAGGTCATCAGCTATCTGATGCTGCCCCAGAAGCAGGCCGACATGCCCGTGCCCAAGGGCCAGGTGGTGCCCGGCGCGGGCCAGGGCACACAACCGGCCGCCACGCCCGCCGCGGCTCCGTCCACGGAACCGGCCGCCCAGCCCGCGGCCCAGAACGTGCCCACCATGCCCCCGGCCAACTCCTCGCACAAGCTGACCCCGCCCACGGCACCGCCTCCGCCGCCGGTGGGCGACGAGGCCGCCGGGGCCGTCTAA
- the amrS gene encoding AmmeMemoRadiSam system radical SAM enzyme, with amino-acid sequence MESMLWTRLTDGRLRCGLCAHACVLSPGQRGRCGVRCNHEGHPLSLVDGLVTGVQADPVEKKPLYHFLPGSRTFSVGSAGCNFSCRFCQNHHISRDPLEQERIRGHEATPEMLVEAALRTACRSLAFTYNEPTVFVELLAATAALGRERGLPSLLVSNGFMSPGCLELLGPLVRAANIDLKAFSEDFYHHYCGARLRPVLDNLVRMRALGWWLEVTTLILEGLNDGEAELRALARFIRDELGADTPWHVTAFHPAYRMTDHPATRAETLRRCRDIGLEEGLRFVYTGNVFCAGGGDTLCPQCGAPCLERQGWQVIMRTDTGVCPRCGSKLPGVWEL; translated from the coding sequence ATGGAAAGCATGTTGTGGACACGGCTGACGGATGGCAGGCTGCGCTGCGGGCTCTGCGCCCATGCCTGCGTGCTCTCGCCGGGGCAGCGGGGACGCTGCGGTGTGCGCTGCAACCACGAGGGGCATCCGCTCTCGCTGGTGGACGGGCTGGTGACGGGCGTACAGGCCGACCCGGTGGAAAAGAAGCCCCTGTATCATTTCCTGCCCGGCAGCCGGACCTTTTCCGTGGGCAGTGCCGGATGCAATTTTTCCTGCCGCTTCTGCCAGAACCATCATATTTCCCGTGACCCGCTGGAGCAGGAGCGCATCCGCGGGCACGAAGCCACGCCGGAGATGTTGGTGGAGGCGGCCCTGCGCACTGCCTGCCGCAGCCTGGCCTTCACCTACAACGAGCCCACGGTCTTCGTGGAACTGCTGGCGGCCACGGCCGCGCTGGGACGGGAGCGGGGCCTGCCGTCCCTCCTGGTGAGCAACGGGTTCATGAGCCCCGGCTGTCTGGAGCTGCTGGGGCCCCTGGTGCGGGCGGCCAATATCGACCTGAAGGCCTTCAGCGAGGACTTCTATCATCACTATTGCGGTGCCCGCCTGCGGCCCGTGCTGGACAATCTGGTGCGGATGCGCGCGCTGGGCTGGTGGCTGGAGGTGACGACCCTCATCCTGGAAGGTCTCAATGACGGGGAGGCGGAGCTGCGGGCGCTGGCACGCTTCATCCGCGACGAGCTGGGCGCGGACACGCCCTGGCATGTGACGGCTTTCCATCCCGCCTACCGCATGACGGATCATCCGGCCACAAGAGCGGAGACCTTGCGGCGCTGCCGGGACATCGGTCTGGAAGAGGGACTGCGCTTCGTGTATACGGGCAATGTCTTTTGCGCGGGCGGCGGCGACACGCTCTGCCCGCAGTGTGGCGCCCCCTGCCTGGAGCGGCAGGGATGGCAGGTTATCATGAGGACGGACACAGGCGTCTGTCCGCGATGCGGCAGCAAGCTGCCGGGAGTATGGGAATTATGA
- a CDS encoding cob(I)yrinic acid a,c-diamide adenosyltransferase yields the protein MIIVYTGNGKGKTSACIGQAMRALGRDFAVGFGQFMKQPGCAGEQTVLARLLGDDFLAGGKGFLRREEDRPAHREAALATLDWARQRLERLDLLVLDETLYALKAGILERSEVEGLMDAARRARCHLVLSGRDAPDWLVEAADLVTEMGEIKHPWRAGIKAAPGIEF from the coding sequence ATGATCATCGTCTATACGGGCAACGGAAAGGGCAAGACCAGCGCCTGCATCGGGCAGGCCATGCGGGCCCTGGGCCGGGATTTTGCCGTGGGTTTCGGCCAGTTCATGAAGCAGCCGGGCTGTGCCGGGGAACAGACCGTTCTCGCGCGCCTGCTGGGAGATGATTTTCTGGCCGGCGGCAAGGGCTTTTTGCGGCGCGAGGAAGACCGCCCCGCCCACAGGGAAGCGGCCCTGGCCACACTGGACTGGGCCCGGCAGCGTCTGGAACGCCTGGATCTGCTGGTGCTGGATGAGACGCTCTACGCTCTGAAAGCGGGCATCCTGGAACGGAGCGAAGTGGAAGGGCTCATGGACGCGGCGCGCCGTGCCCGGTGCCATCTGGTGCTTTCCGGCCGGGACGCGCCGGACTGGCTGGTGGAAGCCGCCGATCTTGTCACGGAGATGGGCGAGATCAAACATCCCTGGCGGGCGGGCATCAAGGCCGCGCCGGGCATCGAATTCTAG